From the genome of Papaver somniferum cultivar HN1 chromosome 2, ASM357369v1, whole genome shotgun sequence, one region includes:
- the LOC113352088 gene encoding uncharacterized protein LOC113352088, producing the protein MSCFKIPTTLLYKLDSLQLDFWWGHKAGKGIKFVGWDSINKSKEMGRLGFRDLETFNTALICKLVWKIATEDEELWVIGLDHPPLPAEGLVNTVSFSYVFDIFIENTRSWNAHLIYYLFNEDCANKILAMNVPVTGSITVPTQVWKSLWKVKLPHKIKIFTWKSVTINVTTILAQHGSFRKWVLSWFSVSANLVFDSGITRDDINKTLMVTAWTIWKDICTKVFQNKDPNRDSSVGGINNLTVMNVHNSSINNFLLHVQRCKPPETGFFKINLDASFKHLNSQGGIGLIVRDFASTCFGVQGEYFDGGMKQGIEVEELESRAMLAAVTLADMKNFNKVIFESDSEVVIKSINEKTSYVHWMNQHFILDIKYLLGRLEDWKCISVKREANGVADKQAKKARTSKSHFIFQSALPHDIKEWIDKDNHVTSSSYQ; encoded by the exons ATGTCTTGTTTCAAAATTCCTACAACTCTTCTTTATAAGCTTGATTCTCTTCAGCTGGATTTTTGGTGGGGGCATAAGGCAGGTAAAGGCATTAAATTTGTAGGTTGggacagtataaataagtctaagGAGATGGGAAGGTTAGGATTTAGGGATCTTGAAACCTTTAACACTGCTCTCATCTGCAAACTTGTTTGGAAAATTGCTACAGAAGATGAGGAATTGTGG GTGATTGGTCTAGACCATCCTCCTTTACCAGCTGAAGGTTTGGTCAATACTGTTTCTTTTTCctatgtttttgatatttttattgagAATACTAGATCCTGGAATGCTCACTTAATCTATTATCTTTTTAATGAGGATTGTGCTAATAAAATACTTGCAATGAATGTACCTGTGACTG GTTCCATTACGGTCCCAACTCAGGTTTGGAAATCACTCTGGAAAGTTAAACTTCCTCATAAGATTAAAATTTTCACTTGGAAAT CTGTTACTATTAATGTGACTACAATCTTAGCTCAGCATGGCTCTTTCAGAAAGTGGGTTCTTTCTTGGTTCTCAGTTAGTGCAAACTTAGTTTTTGACTCAGGCATTACTAGAGATGATATAAACAAAACCCTTATGGTAACTGCATGGACCATTTGGAAGGACATATGCACTAAAGTATTTCAGAATAAGGATCCTAACAGGGACAGTTCGGTTGGAGGTATTAACAATCTTACTGTTATGAATGTTCATAATTCAAGTATAAATAATTTTCTTTTGCATGTTCAAAGATGTAAGCCTCCTGAGACTGGTTTCTTCAAAATCAACTTAGATGCTTCTTTTAAACATCTTAACTCTCAAGGTGGAATTGGTTTAATTGTAAGGGATTTTGCAAGTACCTGTTTTGGAGTGCAAGGGGAATACTTTGATGGAGGAATGAAACAAGGGATTGAAGTAGAGGAGCTAGAGTCCAGGGCTATGCTAGCAGCTGTTACTTTGGCAGATATGAAGAATTTCAATAAAGTTATTTTTGAGAGTGATAGTGAGGTAGTTATTAAGTCAATCAATGAGAAAACTTCATATGTTCATTGGATGAACCAACATTTCATTTTAGACATTAAGTATTTGCTTGGTAGATTAGAGGATTGGAAATGCATCTCTGTTAAAAGAGAGGCAAATGGTGTTGCAGATAAACAAGCTAAGAAAGCTAGAACATCTAAGTCACACTTTATTTTTCAGTCTGCTCTTCCACATGATATAAAAGAGTGGATTGATAAAGATAACCATGTAACATCTTCATCCTATCAATAA
- the LOC113354036 gene encoding purine permease 3-like, whose protein sequence is MMEPKLFIYSAIIGAVMGSDNYMYSAGLFYLPVSTSSLLSSTQLAFTAIFAFIIVRQKFTFYSFNSVVLMTLGSVVLALNTSGDKPPGTTQQQYYLGFFLTLAGAALAGLCMPLIELAYGKSSKPITYSVVMQFQFVLSLFSTLVCMIGMAINNDFKVIPREGRNFGLGERRYYFLIVATAIVWQLLNVGFLGIIYCTSSLFAGIFNTCLLPFSQVAATIAFHEKFTGQKGMPLALCLWGFVTYFIGEYKKTKNPHPIAYDDNAEELKEKLDRLTDSNTTEGKP, encoded by the exons ATGATGGAACCAAAATTGTTCATATATAGTGCAATAATTGGAGCTGTGATGGGATCGGATAACTACATGTACTCAGCTGGTCTCTTTTATCTTCCTGTCTCAACTTCATCATTATTGTCTTCTACTCAACTTGCTTTTACAGCAATATTTGCTTTCATAATTGTGAGACAGAAATTCACTTTTTATTCGTTCAACTCAGTAGTTCTGATGACTCTTGGATCCGTTGTTTTGGCGTTGAATACTAGTGGTGATAAACCTCCTGGAACTACTCAGCAACAATATTACCTTGGATTCTTTTTAACTCTTGCCGGTGCTGCTTTAGCAGGGCTTTGCATGCCTTTGATTGAACTTGCTTATGGGAAAAGTAGTAAACCCATCACATATTCTGTTGTGATGCAGTTTCAGTTTGTTTTGAGCTTATTTTCTACTCTTGTTTGCATGATTGGGATGGCCATCAACAACGATTTCAAG GTTATTCCAAGAGAGGGAAGAAATTTTGGTTTAGGTGAAAGGAGGTATTATTTCCTGATAGTTGCAACTGCAATTGTCTGGCAATTACTCAACGTAGGGTTTTTGGGAATCATCTACTGTACATCATCTCTTTTCGCTGGAATTTTCAATACATGTTTACTCCCATTCAGTCAAGTTGCTGCAACAATTGCCTTCCACGAAAAATTTACTGGTCAAAAAGGAATGCCACTTGCATTATGTTTGTGGGGTTTCGTTACTTACTTTATAGgggaatacaagaaaacaaaGAACCCACACCCCATTGCTTATGATGATAATGCCGAGGAATTAAAAGAGAAGTTAGATCGGCTTACCGATAGTAATACTACGGAAGGAAAGCCATAA